CGCCCATCCTTATCGTAAATCAACACTGACCCGGGAATCGGGAAGACATCCGCGCCCGCGTTCATCTTGTACGCCAGCATCTTGTCGTAGCGCGCTTTCTTGCCATACTTCGGATCAATCGACATCACGAATCCCGTCTCGTCGCGCCCGGCATGACCACCCGGCCCGCCGTAAACTTCCTGCGTCACGTCTTCGCACAGCGTCCACCAATGCACCACCGCTACCTTCAGGCCGAACTCCTGGAACGCCCGGTAGGCCGCATCTTTCAGCGCGCTGTTATTGCCGCCGTGTCCGTTGACGATCACGACGCGCCGGAATTTCTTGTCCTGGAGCGAATGCAGAATATCCAGAATGTACTCGGTGAAAATCTCCGGTCGCACCGTGAGCGAGCCGGCATAGCCGTACAGCGATTTGGTGATACCGTAGTGCACGCACGGTGCCACGATCGCCCTGAAGCGTTCACCCAGGTAATCCGCAATCGCGATCGGAATAATATTGTCCGTACCGATTGCCGCCGCGCCATGAGCTTCGATCGTCCCGACCGGCAAAAAGGCCAGATCACACTTGGCCGGAACGATCTCCTGCACTTCCTGCCAGAGCATTGCTTCGAGTTTGTACCAGGCCATCTACAGCTCCTCGCCCCCGAGCTTCTGAAACAACGTCTCCAGAATCGCTTCCGTGGCCTTGGCGGAATTCTCATCGCCGCCGATGCGGAAGGCGTTGATGTCGCGCACGAGAAATTCCAGATCGCCCGGCTGCCGCAAGTCATACCACAATTCG
The Candidatus Zixiibacteriota bacterium genome window above contains:
- a CDS encoding creatininase family protein, translated to MAWYKLEAMLWQEVQEIVPAKCDLAFLPVGTIEAHGAAAIGTDNIIPIAIADYLGERFRAIVAPCVHYGITKSLYGYAGSLTVRPEIFTEYILDILHSLQDKKFRRVVIVNGHGGNNSALKDAAYRAFQEFGLKVAVVHWWTLCEDVTQEVYGGPGGHAGRDETGFVMSIDPKYGKKARYDKMLAYKMNAGADVFPIPGSVLIYDKDGRGEPDFDAKKGKVYADKVKKRMGDFLEDVFERWAKFFPE